The following proteins come from a genomic window of Coffea arabica cultivar ET-39 chromosome 11c, Coffea Arabica ET-39 HiFi, whole genome shotgun sequence:
- the LOC113715462 gene encoding putative late blight resistance protein homolog R1A-3 isoform X2 codes for MDEDKNQELIIMLAGLLKALKPNTLQVTKLCLELIAFCYSGSYDYRLTTFVEFLIPERKFGLEVCKRLEGLIKFYTEASDLKDKDDETKLLLMEITAAISELGSFGYSFYARKGRSHLNPSLFRWLEKIELLKADLFLIKLLQHRISLKFLEAEIDSFQNELIYLQSYHRDASEGESKAPTLIWLQIIPIAREAGSIYRSLYAMLDDLRRLEDTPYPPYLFPWRFSNTTQQKFRNKLLKLLEKNKLLKAEIVLEEIMYGHPSLIVNVKDQMESLDQGVIVLRTYLIGPLNENEKLILTHAESVARDAARFCYSLLGSEITVDMVRQFRNWLPELVEKMKLVNAEIKESYKTIRSSTKSHLSKVEGFGFIDFLLGDMKGLLNSEADSLVLVKHQIHIVHGEIKFFKSFLRSIEEQFNEHQDLKSLVLCIVHVILEAEYLIESFRLGDCLRWFHPLWLSDLVEDLSLIKVQATEIYKNAHRVSTHDLPRSPMKDIAPAKIPQIDEVVVGLADQKRLIIDRLIAGSSQLDVVSIIGMAGLGKTTLAWKVYNDPSVTYHFHIRAWCCISQAYHKGELLLQILGDIMEITEEILEMSNEDLELKLYRCLKGKRYLIVMDDIWSIEAWYDFKRSFPNDNNGSRVLITSRHFDVAEKIKAYSSPHLLRPLSDDESWKLLQKKLYDTKECPDELLEVGKQIAISCKGLPLAVVAIAGLLKRSNMTPDKWKQVSESMCSRIADDPETRCMDILELSYNYLPNYLKPCFLYIAVFLKDKDIPVRKLAWLWRAEGFITDNRVESVEDTAERYLRDLIGRSLVMPSKRRSNGGVKTCQSQEENFLQFQNGYDELFDSSHEDIDYGVDPNHIYPKTSIKYQKSRLSICSKRNHFIMSRPYGPYVHSLLYSATSDSYPRCPYDISFIFDNFKLLGVLDLECINMGNSFPTGVLVLAGLRFLALCGDVDSIPDSISHLRDLETLIVKGLKGKVLLPYTLWSMENLRHLHVNNYAAITLEDDESIIISQVINLVSFSSPYLLCCEGTENIMRRLLKLQKLRCLFSELRDDTGKCNQFPILNFLTELDSLNILYSGRIAPPCKFDLPLNLRKLTLSKFRLPWNCISEIGRLPNLEVLKLLSKAFEGKVWEMKEGEFLKLKFLKLDTLSIAEWKSSSDHLPQLQHLILRNCRQLKEVPSGFGDSSSLEMIEVQLCTRSVEESVRLLQKEQHEMGNELKVLVDRSDMDFNHLPNFCWLCGKEK; via the exons ATGGATGAAGACAAGAATCAGGAGTTGATCATTATGCTTGCTGGTCTACTAAAAGCGCTCAAGCCTAATACTCTGCAAGTTACAAAGCTGTGCCTCGAACTAATAGCCTTCTGCTACTCGGGATCATATGATTATCGGTTAACAACATTTGTTGAATTTCTCATTCCTGAGAGGAAATTTGGGCTCGAAGTCTGCAAAAGGCTCGAAGGCCTGATAAAATTTTACACAGAAGCATCAGATTTGAAAGACAAGGATGATGAGACAAAGCTGCTTTTAATGGAGATTACAGCAGCGATTAGCGAGCTTGGATCTTTTGGTTACTCATTTTATGCAAGAAAGGGAAGAAGTCACCTTAATCCTTCATTATTtaggtggcttgaaaagatAGAGCTTCTCAAGGCAGATTTATTCCTGATCAAGCTTCTACAGCACAGGATCAGTTTGAAATTTCTTGAGGCTGAAATTgattctttccaaaatgaacTGATATATTTGCAGAGTTATCATAGAGATGCATCTGAAGGGGAAAGTAAAGCTCCTACGCTGATCTGGTTGCAAATTATCCCTATAGCTAGGGAGGCTGGCTCTATTTATCGATCACTTTATGCCATGTTAGACGACCTACGTCGCTTGGAGGACACTCCATATCCCCCGTACTTATTCCCGTGGAGATTCAGTAACACAACTCAACAAAAGTTCAGAAATAAGCTATTAAAGTTGCTAGAGAAGAATAAACTTTTGAAGGCCGAGatagttttggaagaaattatgTATGGACACCCCAGTCTGATAGTCAATGTGAAGGACCAAATGGAAAGCCTTGATCAGGGGGTGATAGTCCTTAGAACCTATTTGATCGGTCCACTAAACGAgaatgagaaattgattttgacACATGCAGAGTCAGTAGCAAGGGATGCAGCTCGTTTTTGTTACTCTCTTCTTGGAAGTGAAATTACAGTAGACATGGTGAGGCAATTTAGAAATTGGCTTCCTGAGCTAGTGGAAAAGATGAAGCTTGTCAATGCAGAGATCAAAGAGAGTTATAAAACTATTCGAAGTTCAACAAAATCTCATTTGTCCAAGGTAGAAGGATTTGGCTTCATTGATTTTCTTCTAGGGGATATGAAGGGGCTGCTGAACTCTGAAGCTGATTCTCTTGTTCTAGTGAAACATCAAATTCATATTGTTCATGGAGAGATAAAGTTCTTCAAATCATTCCTCAGGAGTATTGAAGAGCAGTTCAATGAGCATCAGGACTTGAAGAGTCTTGTGTTGTGCATTGTACATGTGATACTTGAGGCTGAATATCTCATTGAGTCTTTTCGGCTTGGAGATTGCTTGCGATGGTTTCATCCACTATGGCTTTCTGATCTCGTAGAAGATCTCAGCCTTATTAAGGTTCAGGCAACAGAAATCTATAAGAATGCACATAGGGTTAGCACCCATGATTTACCCAGGTCTCCAATGAAGGACATAGCACCAGCCAAGATTCCCCAGATTGATGAAGTTGTAGTTGGTCTTGCTGATCAGAAAAGATTGATCATTGATAGACTTATAGCAGGATCATCACAGTTAGATGTTGTCTCAATTATTGGCATGGCAGGACTCGGCAAGACGACTCTAGCCTGGAAGGTGTACAATGATCCTTCGGTTACCTATCACTTCCACATTCGAGCATGGTGTTGTATCTCCCAAGCATATCATAAGGGGGAATTGCTTCTTCAGATTTTAGGTGACATCATGGAAATTACGGAAGAGATTCTTGAAATGAGTAATGAAGATTTAGAGCTGAAGTTGTACAGATGCCTAAAGGGGAAAAGGTACCTCATTGTTATGGACGATATCTGGAGCATTGAGGCATGGTATGATTTCAAAAGATCATTTCCAAATGACAACAATGGAAGCAGAGTACTGATCACCAGTCGTCACTTTGATGTGGCTGAGAAAATCAAAGCATATAGTAGTCCTCATCTCCTTCGGCCACTCTCTGATGACGAAAGCTGGAAGTTGTTACAAAAGAAGTTATATGACACAAAAGAGTGCCCTGATGAACTCTTGGAAGTTGGAAAGCAAATAGCCATAAGTTGCAAAGGACTCCCTCTTGCAGTTGTTGCAATAGCTGGTCTCCTTAAAAGAAGTAACATGACACCGGACAAGTGGAAACAAGTTTCAGAAAGTATGTGCTCAAGGATTGCCGATGATCCTGAAACGAGGTGCATGGACATCTTAGAGCTAAGCTACAATTATTTGCCCAACTATTTGAAACCTTGTTTTCTTTATATTGCAGTGTTTTTGAAGGATAAAGACATTCCAGTCAGAAAGTTGGCATGGTTATGGAGAGCGGAAGGATTCATAACAGATAATAGGGTAGAAAGTGTAGAAGATACTGCGGAGAGATACTTGAGGGATCTGATTGGAAGAAGCCTAGTAATGCCTTCCAAGAGAAGATCAAATGGAGGAGTGAAAACATGTCAGTCACAAGAAGAAAACTTTTTGCAGTTCCAAAATGGATATGATGAACTTTTTGATTCTTCTCATGAGGACATTGATTATGGTGTTGATCCCAATCACATTTATCCCAAAACCTCTATCAAATACCAAAAAAGTCGGCTGTCCATTTGTTCCAAGAGAAATCATTTTATCATGTCAAGACCTTATGGGCCATATGTCCACTCTCTACTGTACTCTGCCACCAGTGATTCGTATCCAAGATGTCCCTATGACATCTCCTTCATTTTTGACAACTTTAAACTCCTTGGAGTGCTGGATTTGGAATGCATCAATATGGGGAATTCTTTCCCCACTGGAGTACTAGTGTTGGCTGGTCTGAGATTTTTAGCTCTTTGTGGCGATGTAGATAGTATTCCAGATTCAATATCGCATCTCAGGGATCTTGAGACTTTGATTGTCAAGGGATTAAAAGGTAAAGTTCTACTACCTTATACTCTTTGGAGTATGGAAAATTTGAGACATCTCCATGTCAATAATTATGCTGCCATCACCTTGGAAGATGATGAGAGCATAATTATTTCCCAAGTAATTAATCTGGTCAGTTTTTCCTCTCCGTATCTCCTTTGTTGTGAAGGTACAGAAAATATCATGAGGAGGTTGCTCAAACTTCAAAAACTGAGATGTCTGTTTTCTGAATTACGTGATGATACTGGGAAGTGCAATCAGTTTCCAATACTGAATTTTCTGACAGAGCTTGATTCCCTCAATATACTTTACTCGGGCAGGATTGCTCCTCCTTGTAAATTTGACTTGCCATTGAATCTCAGGAAGttaactctgtcaaaatttcgCCTGCCATGGAATTGTATTTCAGAGATTGGGAGATTACCTAACCTTGAGGTTCTCAAATTGCTCAGTAAAGCTTTTGAGGGGAAAGTGTGGGAAATGAAAGAAGGTGAATTcctcaaactgaaatttttgaagCTTGACACTCTAAGTATTGCTGAATGGAAATCCTCTAGTGATCACTTGCCACAACTTCAACACCTAATTTTGCGAAATTGCAGACAGCTCAAGGAGGTCCCCTCTGGTTTTGGGGACAGCTCAAGTCTCGAGATGATTGAGGTACAACTCTGCACGCGCTCTGTTGAAGAGTCTGTGAGACTGCTTCAGAAGGAACAACATGAAATGGGGAATGAGCTGAAGGTCCTTGTTGATCGGTCAGACATGGATTTCAATCATCTTCCTAATTTCTG TTGGCTGTGTGGAAAAGAGAAGTAA
- the LOC140016446 gene encoding uncharacterized protein, with protein MRQNHLGRVPPEILGGREKRNSSLYCAYHQDVGHETENCNDLKKEIENLIRQGYLNQFIRKDGGFRRNESHWKNRGPRREDRRDMKSHCHGPENHRGDQRPSRDGSPGYGPNIVGVINTIAGGPTERDSQNFRKRTYRQANLDAVEPSSRLSMVITYGPSDPVPATSSNHKPLVIEVLTNNYIVKKDPIRRLRGTYCPPRGDGIHDGDYWPSLPVSFTVVKADSPYNMLIGRSTLNALRVVYSTYHLSFKFSTPMEVVEVSSDVNVAREYYLATIQAVVTPRNESKAEGKRPTVLSIDSIDS; from the exons ATGAGGCAGAACCACCTAGGTCGAGTCCCTCCTGAGATTCTGGGCGGGAGGGAGAAGAGAAACTCCAGCCTTTATTGTGCCTACCACCAAGATGTTGGGCACGAGACCGAAAACTGTAACGATCTGAAGAAAGAGATCGAAAATCTGATTAGACAGGGATACTTGAATCAGTTCATCCGCAAGGACGGGGGCTTCCGAAGAAATGAATCCCACTGGAAAAATCGAGGTCCTCGTCGAGAGGATAGGCGAGACATGAAAAGTCATTGCCATGGCCCTGAGAACCATAGAGGAGACCAAAGGCCTTCCCGAGACGGATCCCCGGGCTATGGCCCTAACATTGTTGGGGTTATCAACACAATTGCGGGTGGTCCGACGGAAAGAGATAGCCAGAACTTTCGAAAACGGACCTACCGTCAAGCCAATTTGGATGCTGTCGAGCCGAGTTCTAGGCTGTCCATGGTGATCACCTATGGTCCTAGCGACCCTGTCCCTGCCACCTCTAGCAACCACAAACCCCTCGTGATCGAAGTCCTCACAAACAATTACATAGTCAAGAAG GACCCCATTCGTAGGCTTCGGGGAACATATTGTCCACCTAGAGGGGATGGTATCCATGATGGTGACTATTGGCCATCACTTCCCGTTAGCTTTACGGTTGTCAAAGCAGATTCGCCATATAATATGTTGATAGGTCGGTCCACGCTCAATGCCCTGAGAGTTGTGTACTCCACCTACCATCTAAGTTTCAAGTTTTCAACACCTATGGAGGTGGTTGAAGTGAGCAGCGATGTGAACGTAGCCCGAGAATACTACCTCGCCACCATCCAAGCTGTGGTCACTCCCCGAAATGAGTCAAAGGCTGAGGGGAAGAGGCCAACTGTCCTCTCTATAGACAGCATCGATTCTTAG
- the LOC113715462 gene encoding putative late blight resistance protein homolog R1A-4 isoform X1 — MEYVQYQFEIIDVVYSLLEDLQGWLDLLWFYHRGTTDHSDPIQILEVELKLLRLFLTYIANWSDANELCSVDQELASLILDLEVVFKETRAYYKVAAENPGSETNKDYPKSAISELQNKLKVMRPQVRAAYEYIASNSSFPSSHPLSNWDKWTNFIEYLCNVVWQQCELLSHFSLYLHIMHNMLRHLHWFISEMDCRYFDRGRYLFSHFGAVLVSAAHFCYLCWIHLMDEDKNQELIIMLAGLLKALKPNTLQVTKLCLELIAFCYSGSYDYRLTTFVEFLIPERKFGLEVCKRLEGLIKFYTEASDLKDKDDETKLLLMEITAAISELGSFGYSFYARKGRSHLNPSLFRWLEKIELLKADLFLIKLLQHRISLKFLEAEIDSFQNELIYLQSYHRDASEGESKAPTLIWLQIIPIAREAGSIYRSLYAMLDDLRRLEDTPYPPYLFPWRFSNTTQQKFRNKLLKLLEKNKLLKAEIVLEEIMYGHPSLIVNVKDQMESLDQGVIVLRTYLIGPLNENEKLILTHAESVARDAARFCYSLLGSEITVDMVRQFRNWLPELVEKMKLVNAEIKESYKTIRSSTKSHLSKVEGFGFIDFLLGDMKGLLNSEADSLVLVKHQIHIVHGEIKFFKSFLRSIEEQFNEHQDLKSLVLCIVHVILEAEYLIESFRLGDCLRWFHPLWLSDLVEDLSLIKVQATEIYKNAHRVSTHDLPRSPMKDIAPAKIPQIDEVVVGLADQKRLIIDRLIAGSSQLDVVSIIGMAGLGKTTLAWKVYNDPSVTYHFHIRAWCCISQAYHKGELLLQILGDIMEITEEILEMSNEDLELKLYRCLKGKRYLIVMDDIWSIEAWYDFKRSFPNDNNGSRVLITSRHFDVAEKIKAYSSPHLLRPLSDDESWKLLQKKLYDTKECPDELLEVGKQIAISCKGLPLAVVAIAGLLKRSNMTPDKWKQVSESMCSRIADDPETRCMDILELSYNYLPNYLKPCFLYIAVFLKDKDIPVRKLAWLWRAEGFITDNRVESVEDTAERYLRDLIGRSLVMPSKRRSNGGVKTCQSQEENFLQFQNGYDELFDSSHEDIDYGVDPNHIYPKTSIKYQKSRLSICSKRNHFIMSRPYGPYVHSLLYSATSDSYPRCPYDISFIFDNFKLLGVLDLECINMGNSFPTGVLVLAGLRFLALCGDVDSIPDSISHLRDLETLIVKGLKGTENIMRRLLKLQKLRCLFSELRDDTGKCNQFPILNFLTELDSLNILYSGRIAPPCKFDLPLNLRKLTLSKFRLPWNCISEIGRLPNLEVLKLLSKAFEGKVWEMKEGEFLKLKFLKLDTLSIAEWKSSSDHLPQLQHLILRNCRQLKEVPSGFGDSSSLEMIEVQLCTRSVEESVRLLQKEQHEMGNELKVLVDRSDMDFNHLPNFCWLCGKEK, encoded by the exons ATGGAGTACGTTCAATATCAATTTGAGATCATTGATGTTGTTTATTCTCTCTTGGAGGACCTGCAAGGATGGCTAGATTTGTTATGGTTTTATCATAGAGGTACAACAGATCATTCTGATCCAATCCAGATCCTTGAAGTGGAATTGAAGCTGTTGAGATTGTTTCTTACATATATTGCAAATTGGAGCGATGCTAATGAGCTGTGCAGTGTTGATCAGGAGCTGGCATCTCTAATCCTGGACCTAGAAGTTGTATTCAAAGAGACAAGAGCTTATTACAAAGTTGCTGCTGAGAATCCAGGTAGTGAAACAAATAAGGATTATCCAAAATCTGCAATTTCTGAGTTGCAAAATAAGCTTAAAGTCATGAGGCCTCAAGTTAGAGCAGCTTATGAATATATTGCATCCAACAGTTCATTTCCATCCTCCCATCCCCTTAGCAATTGGGATAAGTGGACAAACTTTATTGAATATCTATGCAATGTTGTGTGGCAGCAATGCGAATTGCTAAGCCATTTCTCCTTGTATTTACATATCATGCATAACATGCTAAGACATCTCCACTGGTTCATCTCTGAAATGGATTGTCGGTATTTTGACAGAGGAAGATATCTCTTTAGTCATTTTGGAGCTGTACTTGTCTCTGCAGCacatttttgttatttgtgcTGGATTCATCTAATGGATGAAGACAAGAATCAGGAGTTGATCATTATGCTTGCTGGTCTACTAAAAGCGCTCAAGCCTAATACTCTGCAAGTTACAAAGCTGTGCCTCGAACTAATAGCCTTCTGCTACTCGGGATCATATGATTATCGGTTAACAACATTTGTTGAATTTCTCATTCCTGAGAGGAAATTTGGGCTCGAAGTCTGCAAAAGGCTCGAAGGCCTGATAAAATTTTACACAGAAGCATCAGATTTGAAAGACAAGGATGATGAGACAAAGCTGCTTTTAATGGAGATTACAGCAGCGATTAGCGAGCTTGGATCTTTTGGTTACTCATTTTATGCAAGAAAGGGAAGAAGTCACCTTAATCCTTCATTATTtaggtggcttgaaaagatAGAGCTTCTCAAGGCAGATTTATTCCTGATCAAGCTTCTACAGCACAGGATCAGTTTGAAATTTCTTGAGGCTGAAATTgattctttccaaaatgaacTGATATATTTGCAGAGTTATCATAGAGATGCATCTGAAGGGGAAAGTAAAGCTCCTACGCTGATCTGGTTGCAAATTATCCCTATAGCTAGGGAGGCTGGCTCTATTTATCGATCACTTTATGCCATGTTAGACGACCTACGTCGCTTGGAGGACACTCCATATCCCCCGTACTTATTCCCGTGGAGATTCAGTAACACAACTCAACAAAAGTTCAGAAATAAGCTATTAAAGTTGCTAGAGAAGAATAAACTTTTGAAGGCCGAGatagttttggaagaaattatgTATGGACACCCCAGTCTGATAGTCAATGTGAAGGACCAAATGGAAAGCCTTGATCAGGGGGTGATAGTCCTTAGAACCTATTTGATCGGTCCACTAAACGAgaatgagaaattgattttgacACATGCAGAGTCAGTAGCAAGGGATGCAGCTCGTTTTTGTTACTCTCTTCTTGGAAGTGAAATTACAGTAGACATGGTGAGGCAATTTAGAAATTGGCTTCCTGAGCTAGTGGAAAAGATGAAGCTTGTCAATGCAGAGATCAAAGAGAGTTATAAAACTATTCGAAGTTCAACAAAATCTCATTTGTCCAAGGTAGAAGGATTTGGCTTCATTGATTTTCTTCTAGGGGATATGAAGGGGCTGCTGAACTCTGAAGCTGATTCTCTTGTTCTAGTGAAACATCAAATTCATATTGTTCATGGAGAGATAAAGTTCTTCAAATCATTCCTCAGGAGTATTGAAGAGCAGTTCAATGAGCATCAGGACTTGAAGAGTCTTGTGTTGTGCATTGTACATGTGATACTTGAGGCTGAATATCTCATTGAGTCTTTTCGGCTTGGAGATTGCTTGCGATGGTTTCATCCACTATGGCTTTCTGATCTCGTAGAAGATCTCAGCCTTATTAAGGTTCAGGCAACAGAAATCTATAAGAATGCACATAGGGTTAGCACCCATGATTTACCCAGGTCTCCAATGAAGGACATAGCACCAGCCAAGATTCCCCAGATTGATGAAGTTGTAGTTGGTCTTGCTGATCAGAAAAGATTGATCATTGATAGACTTATAGCAGGATCATCACAGTTAGATGTTGTCTCAATTATTGGCATGGCAGGACTCGGCAAGACGACTCTAGCCTGGAAGGTGTACAATGATCCTTCGGTTACCTATCACTTCCACATTCGAGCATGGTGTTGTATCTCCCAAGCATATCATAAGGGGGAATTGCTTCTTCAGATTTTAGGTGACATCATGGAAATTACGGAAGAGATTCTTGAAATGAGTAATGAAGATTTAGAGCTGAAGTTGTACAGATGCCTAAAGGGGAAAAGGTACCTCATTGTTATGGACGATATCTGGAGCATTGAGGCATGGTATGATTTCAAAAGATCATTTCCAAATGACAACAATGGAAGCAGAGTACTGATCACCAGTCGTCACTTTGATGTGGCTGAGAAAATCAAAGCATATAGTAGTCCTCATCTCCTTCGGCCACTCTCTGATGACGAAAGCTGGAAGTTGTTACAAAAGAAGTTATATGACACAAAAGAGTGCCCTGATGAACTCTTGGAAGTTGGAAAGCAAATAGCCATAAGTTGCAAAGGACTCCCTCTTGCAGTTGTTGCAATAGCTGGTCTCCTTAAAAGAAGTAACATGACACCGGACAAGTGGAAACAAGTTTCAGAAAGTATGTGCTCAAGGATTGCCGATGATCCTGAAACGAGGTGCATGGACATCTTAGAGCTAAGCTACAATTATTTGCCCAACTATTTGAAACCTTGTTTTCTTTATATTGCAGTGTTTTTGAAGGATAAAGACATTCCAGTCAGAAAGTTGGCATGGTTATGGAGAGCGGAAGGATTCATAACAGATAATAGGGTAGAAAGTGTAGAAGATACTGCGGAGAGATACTTGAGGGATCTGATTGGAAGAAGCCTAGTAATGCCTTCCAAGAGAAGATCAAATGGAGGAGTGAAAACATGTCAGTCACAAGAAGAAAACTTTTTGCAGTTCCAAAATGGATATGATGAACTTTTTGATTCTTCTCATGAGGACATTGATTATGGTGTTGATCCCAATCACATTTATCCCAAAACCTCTATCAAATACCAAAAAAGTCGGCTGTCCATTTGTTCCAAGAGAAATCATTTTATCATGTCAAGACCTTATGGGCCATATGTCCACTCTCTACTGTACTCTGCCACCAGTGATTCGTATCCAAGATGTCCCTATGACATCTCCTTCATTTTTGACAACTTTAAACTCCTTGGAGTGCTGGATTTGGAATGCATCAATATGGGGAATTCTTTCCCCACTGGAGTACTAGTGTTGGCTGGTCTGAGATTTTTAGCTCTTTGTGGCGATGTAGATAGTATTCCAGATTCAATATCGCATCTCAGGGATCTTGAGACTTTGATTGTCAAGGGATTAAAAG GTACAGAAAATATCATGAGGAGGTTGCTCAAACTTCAAAAACTGAGATGTCTGTTTTCTGAATTACGTGATGATACTGGGAAGTGCAATCAGTTTCCAATACTGAATTTTCTGACAGAGCTTGATTCCCTCAATATACTTTACTCGGGCAGGATTGCTCCTCCTTGTAAATTTGACTTGCCATTGAATCTCAGGAAGttaactctgtcaaaatttcgCCTGCCATGGAATTGTATTTCAGAGATTGGGAGATTACCTAACCTTGAGGTTCTCAAATTGCTCAGTAAAGCTTTTGAGGGGAAAGTGTGGGAAATGAAAGAAGGTGAATTcctcaaactgaaatttttgaagCTTGACACTCTAAGTATTGCTGAATGGAAATCCTCTAGTGATCACTTGCCACAACTTCAACACCTAATTTTGCGAAATTGCAGACAGCTCAAGGAGGTCCCCTCTGGTTTTGGGGACAGCTCAAGTCTCGAGATGATTGAGGTACAACTCTGCACGCGCTCTGTTGAAGAGTCTGTGAGACTGCTTCAGAAGGAACAACATGAAATGGGGAATGAGCTGAAGGTCCTTGTTGATCGGTCAGACATGGATTTCAATCATCTTCCTAATTTCTG TTGGCTGTGTGGAAAAGAGAAGTAA